A section of the Festucalex cinctus isolate MCC-2025b chromosome 9, RoL_Fcin_1.0, whole genome shotgun sequence genome encodes:
- the LOC144025576 gene encoding uncharacterized protein LOC144025576 isoform X1: MAHGAEILRALPLADGPGCPPALTGPNPGGRAMQAGAAHNIRRRRRRRIPQQNFTFATKLLVQEEAENACLLPLQHVTVQKPSARKCLKSFFCEAEKALNTMSPTAPKPNEGTCQKNKFCKAVKALTNTTGNELATLAGNLHAYNEENGVEECHLTNNTKYHLCQLLEDIARCAKQRSSYIDESDG; encoded by the exons ATGGCGCATGGAGCCGAAATCCTGCGAGCGCTCCCATTGGCTGACGGCCCCGGATGCCCTCCCGCTCTCACTGGCCCAAATCCAGGTGGGCGCGCGATGCAAGCTGGAGCCGCACACAACA TTCGGCGAAGAAGGCGAAGGCGCATTCCTCAACAGAATTTTACCTTTGCTACAAAATTG CTTGTCCAGGAAGAAGCAGAGAATGCATGTCTTCTCCCA ttgcaGCACGTAACGGTGCAAAAGCCAAGTGCCAGAAAATGTCTG AAAAGTTTCTTTTGCGAAGCGGAGAAAGCCTTGAATACTATGTCACCAACGGCGCCGAAGCCAAATGAGGGAACATGTCAG AAAAATAAATTTTGCAAAGCTGTGAAAGCCTTGACCAATACTACCGGTAATGAACTAGCGACACTTGCCGGTAACCTGCATGCTTACAATGAGGAG AATGGAGTTGAGGAGTGTCACCtgacaaacaacacaaaatatcATCTATGCCAATTGTTGGAGGATATTGCAAGATGTGCAAAGCAACGGTCGTCTTATATAGATGAAAGTGATGGTTGA
- the LOC144025576 gene encoding uncharacterized protein LOC144025576 isoform X2 has protein sequence MAVDALKWRMEPKSCERSHWLTAPDALPLSLAQIQVGARCKLEPHTTFGEEGEGAFLNRILPLLQNCLSRKKQRMHVFSHCST, from the exons ATGGCCGTGGACGCGCTAAAATGGCGCATGGAGCCGAAATCCTGCGAGCGCTCCCATTGGCTGACGGCCCCGGATGCCCTCCCGCTCTCACTGGCCCAAATCCAGGTGGGCGCGCGATGCAAGCTGGAGCCGCACACAACA TTCGGCGAAGAAGGCGAAGGCGCATTCCTCAACAGAATTTTACCTTTGCTACAAAATTG CTTGTCCAGGAAGAAGCAGAGAATGCATGTCTTCTCCCA ttgcaGCACGTAA